The sequence CCGCCGCCTCTACAACTGGCATGTGTTCAACAACGCGAGCGGCCAGCGCGGCGAGCGGCTGGGCGGGGGCACCGTGCACGACACCTCCGTAGCCCTACCGCCCGACGCCCGCGCCCCCTTCCTGCAGGTCACGCTGCGCACCCCGGGCCACGGCCACACGTACGTGTACCTGCGCCGCCGCGCCTCGGGCGCCTATGCCGTCGTGGGCGTGCGGCGCCGCGACGCCGCGGAGGGAACATAGCCATGCGCATCGTTCGCCCGCTTTCTCTTGCATTGCGCCTGCTCGTGGTGTGGAGCGCCGCCGGTGGCGCCGCGGCTATTGGATGGATGGCCGCGCCCGGTGCACGTCCGTGGCCCCTTCTCATCGGTGGAGCACTGGGCCTTGTGGGCAGCGCCTGGGCAAGCCGCTCGGCCGTGCGGCGCTGGCAGCTCACCCGCCAGTCGCCGCCGGCCGCCCTCATCCGCTGGTTGGAGGCGCACGTTCCCTTCTACGGACGGTTGGATGCGGCCGGGCGCGAACGCTTTGTGCGCGACATGCGGTTTGTCCTTGCGGAATACACCTTCGAGGCGGTGGGCGCGGCCCACGTGACCGATGCGCACCGGTGGGCGGTGGCTGCCGGCATCGCCCTGCTTGTGCACGGGCGCCCCACCTGGGAGATGCCCGGCACGCGCACGATCTTGTTCTACCCCGATCGCTTCGACGATGCCTACGCCGAGGGTCCGTACGCCGACTACGACGGCATGGCCCATGCGCAAGGCCCTTTGCTGATGAGCGCCCCGGCCGTAGCCCGCGCCTGGGCCAACCCTCACGACGGCGACAACGTCGTGCTGCATGAGCTAGCGCACCTGTTCGACCTTACCGGCCACGGCGCCGATGGCGTGCCCACGCTTGTTGCTGCGGCTTCGGTGGAGGCGTGGCAGGCTCTCG comes from Salisaeta longa DSM 21114 and encodes:
- a CDS encoding zinc-dependent peptidase: MRIVRPLSLALRLLVVWSAAGGAAAIGWMAAPGARPWPLLIGGALGLVGSAWASRSAVRRWQLTRQSPPAALIRWLEAHVPFYGRLDAAGRERFVRDMRFVLAEYTFEAVGAAHVTDAHRWAVAAGIALLVHGRPTWEMPGTRTILFYPDRFDDAYAEGPYADYDGMAHAQGPLLMSAPAVARAWANPHDGDNVVLHELAHLFDLTGHGADGVPTLVAAASVEAWQALVKRELRAVRRGRSPLRSYAGTAPSELFAVAVEVFVERPDILADARPALFDALVALFQLDPRRPSAAPPQAAPNEQTIPSETESPPPAPRPDAR